The following nucleotide sequence is from Coleofasciculus sp. FACHB-T130.
ACAGGTGAATTAGGCAACTATCTCTTTGCGGTAAACCAGATCAACCGCTTGAAGCAGGGCTTCAGTGCGATCGCTTAAGATATGCTCTGGAGTCACCAGATCGAACAGTCCTAACTTTTGCAAGCGATTCTGAATTTTCTCGCTGGCACCGACGATATAGACCTGTAACCCCTTATCGTGGGCGTCGCGAATCGCATTTTCGATTGCTAGCGACGCCGTTACCCCCAGCATGGGCACATCGCTGAGATCCATCACTAACGCATCGGCTTCCTTCATGGGGTTGTGTTCCCGTGCGATCGCCTTCGACAAGCCAATAAATGATCGGGCCACTCACGTAAAACAGCAAGACACGTCCGTTGCCCTTATCCAGCAGTTGTTTCTGATCAGCGCTCAACCGCACGTCATCATCTGTATCGGTAATCAGCTTGACTTCCTTGGATTGCAAATTGCTCAACCGTTCGATGGTGAGGATATTGGCAATAAACACACCCACACTCACCGCCACGATCAGATCCACAAACACTGTCAAGAACAACACCCCGTACATGATCGGGGAACCCTTGAGGGATAGCTGGTGCGATCGCTTCAGGGAAACTCCAGTCGAGAATATCAATCCCGACCCTAAGGGCAATCCCCGTTAACACTGCCATCGAAATCGGTTCGGTAAGTCTGGCAGCCCCCAAAACTACAACCAGCAGCACCAACGCCCGTGTTAAACCTGATAACGCTGAGGTGGCAACGAAAGGATTTTAGGTCAACCTACTTCAAAGGCGATCGCTCCTCAAATCATTGAGTAAATCACCCATAACCTCAAAGGATTTTTCATTAGGGGAGCATCATGACTAGGGAGAATAGGCGATCTCCTATTCTCAAACTCTGCCAAGCATCCGTCAACCACTATCTAAATTGATAGGTTATGGCTTTTTTTGGATAGGCGATCGCAGAGTGAGACAATTGAATGAGTGGAAGATGAGTGGACAATTTCAGTTCATGCCTGCAAAACCCTCTGAGCCATATCAACCTTTTCTTCTCCGTATTCTGCATGGCTTTACTGGTCTTTTCGTAATTGCTGCGATTTTGACCGCTTTCTGGACATACGATGTCTACGATGGGCGATGGGGAAGAATTCCCTTGCCAGAGTTAAAGGAAATAGAAGGAATTCATGGCACGTTTGGGCTATATGCCTTACTTGTATTTCCTCTATTTGCTCTATATGCTTTCCATCGTGGACACAAAAGACTTATCCAGCAGGATTTTGTGGCAAAACTTGGACAGTTGGGTAAACCTGTATGGTGGTACACGCTGCATCGAGTTATTAACACCCTTGCTATCTTGGCACTGACTTTTGCCGTTTTCTCTGGCAAGATGATGGATGAAAATTGGTTGCCAAGGGGAGAGCTTAATCATGGTTGGTATTATGCTCACCTCATTTCATGGGTAGTGATGGTTGTCTGTATCGCCTTGCATCTCTTAATGAGTGCCAAGGTAGGAGGAATTCCCCTTCTCTTGTCAATATTAAGTTACCAGTTCCGCCCTAAAGATAGTCCCACTTTGTGGCGAGAAAATATTCTTCAATGGTGGTCTGGTTTGCAACCGACTTTTGCTAAAGAGTGGTTGAAACTGTCCTTTCCTCTCAAAGTTTTAGAGATTCTCGTGTTGATGAGCCTAACTGCTGCTTGGATTGTTCCACTCTTTAAGTAGCTGCATAATCTCTTACAACAATCCTCGATAATGAATAAACACCAAAACAGCTGCCCAAGAACCCAACGCAACTTTTACTGCAACCAAGATGTTGAGCAGGGGAATCACCCCGCCGCTGAAAAGTGCGCCCAACTCTCCGTGCGGTAATTCAAATCCGGCTAGAGTGATAACCGACAGGACAATGAAAATAAGAACCGAAACCTTCTCCCATGTAGCGGCGTGCCAGCGCCTGTAGATCCCCTGCATCCACTCGGTTGATGAGGTAATCGCAACCAGACCGATCGCTGTTCCACCCGCCACTCCAGCCGCAAAACCACCGCCGGGACTCAAATGCCCCCGAATCGCTAGTTCGATACCCACCAACGCGGCAATGGTCGCTCCCAGACGCGCCATAATAATGGATGGTTGATCGGTGAACTGATAGATCGCGCAGAACGGCCTTTCATTCGCCAGTAGATAATGGGCACCCATTACCGCGATCGTAAATACCACTACTTCAAAGATCGTGTCATACAACCGATTCCTGAGAATGACAGCCGTAACTGCATTAGGTACTCCACTCTCTTGTACAAGCGTTTGGACGATCGAGAACGATAAGTCCGGTGCCGGATTGGGCATGACAAGGAATTTGACGAACAGCGCTATCCCCGCTGCAATGTAGACCCATTTCATTTCTGTTCCTCCCCTAAGTCTGATGCATTTACATAAGTTAGGTTTGTTGCTGGTGACGAAAGTTCGGTTCGCATGATGTCATAGAGGCGTCGAACCCTAGTTGTGGTGTGATAGGGTTCTTGTTCGTCCTCACTCGCTACGAGGTCTTGATTATCGTACTCTCGTCTGGCACAGGTCGTATGGACTTCTTTCTCCATCAGCGCCCGGTGCAAAGCCTGTGTATTCGTGTACGGGATTACCTCAAGACGCATATAGTGTTTGCCGAAAATTGTTCGTAACTCATCCATCAGTTGCCCTAAATGGGACTCGTCATCTGTCTCGATCGCCTTTGGCACTGCGCTTTGCACAATCGCCCCGTCTTCGAGTACACCAAGACGCATCACTAGCGATGAACGCACTGCGATCGCATAAAGCGTAATCGCCAGTAGAGTCCCCATCAAGGCTTGTGTCAAAGCAACATCTGCCGCCCCCAAAACCGCAAATACCAATGTCGCCACCGCTCCCGATATTCCCTGAATTACCAGGGCATGGTAAGGATTGGTCTGAAGTAACAGCATGAGCGAGGACAAGGGCATCAGGGCGGTTATGACATAGATATAGCTATCATTCATCGTTCCCTCCTGTGCTGGAAGAGTATGCCAATACATACCCCAGCACTGTATTCCAGATTGCTAAGGTGATAATGCCAAGGATGAGCAGCGGCCATTCGCTAGGTACTTTCGGCAGGAGCAGTCCAACAATAATGAGCATCGAGCCGAGTGTATCTGCAACTGAAAGAGTATGCAGCTTGAATAATACCGAGCGATCGCCGATTAGGGGGAAGGTTCCCCAAAACCAGAAGAAAATTCCGATACCGATACAGGCGTAACTAAGTGCGGTAATCATACTTGATTCAGTCGTTTAAGGATTTGTGCCAACAACATTAATCCGGCATTACCCACACTCAGGATGATGACTCCTACAACACCGAGCATCCAATCATCTCGTAAGACCGATACAACCAGGAGTATGATGGATGTCTTGCTGGCGACACTGGAAAATGCCAACATTTTTTGCCAAATATCATCATCCTGCCAAGCCTCGTACATGGGTATGAGCATAGCCAGAATCATCGCAACCAGTGCCCAGTTCAGTGCCAAGTTCATGCTTTTCTCCTCCGTCGCACCCAGTGGACTTCGTACCAGCCATTTTCGTGGTACTTCAAGACAATGGTTTTGGGCGTAAAGGTGATCAGAAATATATCCAGGAAGATGAGTCCAGGTGTCCGTCCAGGTTTGACTTGTTCCATCGTCACATCTTCGTAATTATGGGGACGGAGGATCATTTCAAAGGCTTCCTTATATGCCTGCGGAATCGCCACGAGCGTTTCCCACAGCGCCCGCAGCCAGTCCTTCAATCGTCCTGGGGCTTTGGGGCGTCCCGGTAAAAGGAGTGCGATGCTGATACCAATGATGATATTTGCCGGACTCAGATTAGCAGTTAGCAAAAACCAGATGGCCAGTCGCAATATCAGATTCAAATACCCAATCATGGCAACACCATCCAAAAGAGCAGGATTAACATGAGACTCATCCCACCGATCAGATGCTCAAATTGCTCCATAACACGGGGCAGCTTGAGTACGGATCGTTTGAAAATCAACAGATACGCCAACCAACCAATGCCTATGGTTGCCAGTGGTTTCACGATATTCTCAAGGGTATAAGCCTCGTAATAGACAACGTTTGCGGCAAACAGGCCGCCGAGCAGCAGGCTCACTGCTAGCCAGAAACCAGGCTTTACTACATCCTCGCCGTCCGGTTTATGCGGCAAGAATATGAATTTGGCAAACGAGATTGCTGTTCCCAAAGCCGCAACGTTCATGGCGATCGCTTGCCAGGGCAGAAGATTCTTCGTCGTCAATACCTTCGCCCCAAAGCCGGACAACAAGGGAAATCCTGAGATCGAGAAGCTGGCGATAACTAGAGCAATCCAGACTTTTGTATTGATTGGCTTATGTTGCAGTTCCTTGAAGTTTCGGCTCGGTAAAGCACCTGCAATCAGGAAGAGTGCCGATTTGACCAGTCCGTGAGTCAGTGCATAAAAGCCACCTACGACTGGGGCAGCGAGGATAAAGCCTAACTGCGAAACCGTATGAAACGCCAGCATCCGCTTGGCATCCTTTTCAAAGACGGCATAGAACACGCCTAGCAGGGCTGTCCCAACTCCGAAAATCCGGATGAGTGGATCGAGTTCATCCACCATTAGCGCACAACGCACTAGCGGATAGACTCCAGCTTTGACCACAACTCCCGACAGCAACGCCGATACTGGTGTCTCCGATTCAGAGTGGGTCAACGGTAGCCACAATCCCGATACAAAGATTCCCCCTTTAATCAAGAGTCCCAGAAATACAAGGGCTAGCGCCTCCGGTGGTGCCCCGCGCAAACTTGCAAAACTAAACGAATGATTGGTCTGATAGGCTAGCACCGCGCCCACCAGATAAAACAGCATTGCCGTGTTGCTGATGAACAGATAGCGCAAGCCAACCCAAATCGAGCGATCGGTGCGAGTATAGGTAATCAAGAGAAACGCGGCAATCCCGCTGACCTCTAACGCCACGTATAAACTGATAAAGTCTGCACAGGCGAACGCGGCATTGAGGCTGCCATGCAAAATGATGGCTTGTGCATAAAAGAAAGTCGTCTTATCGCTGTGCCAACAGTAGAGGATGACTGCGGCTGTTACCAGCGCATTGGTCAAGATAAAGTAGCCGCTTAACTGATCGACTATTAATGTGACGCTGAAATGATCGAGTAACTCTAGTTTCAGTGGCGACTGTTCGACAAATAGCTGCAACGCATATGCAGCCGAAGCAAATGCCGTGAACAGTGCGAGAGTTTTGTCAAGTTTGGGGAACAGATAAATGGTGAACCCCAAGAAAAACGGTAGTGCGATCCATGCGAGGGTAATGGTATTCATGGGGTATTGCTCTTCTCAATCTCGTTGGTTTCCAGGGTGGGATTATCCCGTGCCAACTTCATGACACCGACCAGCATTAAGCACTGAATCGAAAAGCCGATCACAATCCCTGTCAAGATGACCGCCTGGGGAACCGGATCGGCGTAAGCCCCATTTGCCGCGTCTGAAATAATGGGCGTGAATAAACCATCTCGCGATGCAATCAGCACGTAATAGGCGATAACGCCTGTGCTCATGACATCCATAGAGATGATCTTCATAACTAGGTTCTTTTTAAGGATGATGCCGAGAAATCCGCAGAATATTGTTGCGAAGACGAATGCTTCTAACACGGGAATTGCCTATGAGTAAATGCCTGTTAAATGGTGCTAAAAAATATATAGCACTTTTTAATAGTGCCGGAAAGTATTAACACTATTGAAAAGTGCCAGGGTAAACTATAGACTCATGCCACACTAACTTGTTGGTTTGAGCTTGCGATCGGGTAGGATAAAACACGCAGCAATAGCGGTATGACAGAATCGATTGGCAAATCAATGCTTAACCTCAGCCCTGGCTCGTCCACCGATACAGGTGGCGGCTTGCCAACGAGTCAAGGCGTGCTGCCAGAAGGTTTCTACACTTGGGAGCGGGACGCTAAAGCCGTGAATCTTGTGGATTTATCAGCACCGTTTCAATTAGTTGGGCGGCAAGGGCAATTCCAGCGAATTACGCAGGTTTTAGCGCGTGATGGCGACCTGCTAATTACTGGAGTGCCGGGAAGCGGACGGCGGACTCTGGTACGGCGCGCAGCTCAGGAAGTTGGAATTAAAATCGTGGAGGTTGACTGCATCCGGGTTACTGATGGTCAGCGCTTCGTGCAATTGCTGTGCGAGAGTATAGATCAGACGTTTCAAAGTGCAACGGCTCAAGCTTTCATGCGAGAGTGGATTGAACGCAAGGCCGCTGAATTATTTGTCCTGCAAGACGAAGGGAATGGTAGAGAGCGGCTGAAACCCGTTCGGGTAGAAGATCAACAGCAGCAATGGAGCGCATTTGAGGTATTACTCGATCTCCTGCAAGGGTTAGCCGAATCTTCGGGCGGACGGGTAGTGCTGATTTTGGAAAGCTTTCCCCATATCCGCTCTTGGGATCGCAATGGGGTGTGGGAAACATTTTTGCGGAAAGAAATCGAGCGCCAGACTCAGGTGAGTTATGTACTGGTGGCAACGATTGCAGAAATCAGTCTTCATGCTGATGAACCGGGGAATCATTTGGAAATCGTGAAGCTGGCTCCCTTAGCTAATGATGTTGTTGCTGCTTGGGTTCAGGAAGTTTTGCATGGCGAAGGGTTGACATTCGATCCGCGATCGCAAGCGCTGGAACTCTTTGTCAATGCGGTGCAGGGACACTTAGGCGATGCTTCAGCACTGGTACGACGCCTAAAGTCGGTACGAGTTTCTGACGGGCTAATTCGCGATTGGCACGTCCAGCAGGCAATCCAAGAACTACTAGCCGACCTATCGATGGTCTTCGAGTCATTACTGATGCTGCTTCCAGCTAACCAGACGCATCTGTTGGAGTCTCTGGCGTTAGACCCCACTGACAAGCCGCAAAGTCGAGATTACATTCACAAGCATTGCCTGTCCAGAGGGGGCAGTCTCCAAGGCGCGATCGCGGGATTGCAGCACAAAGGCTTGATTTACGGCTCCGAACAAGGCTATCGACTGGCTCTGCCTCTGTTTGCTTTGTGGCTTCGCCAGCGCTTGAGTTGATACCAAAGTGTGTGGGAGCGATCGCTTAAGGGGGTAGTCAAGATGTCAGGTGACTGAATGCTATATTCAGCCTATCAACGCCTATCTGTGAAGGTAGCATTTATAACTCAAGAACTAATCGACCTAAGAACTAGCATCTTAGAAGGACCCTATGCAGATGCTTTGGCAATTGTGCATGAGCTGGAGGGGATGAGTCATGAGTAAACAAGCGATCCTTTGTAATATCGAAGCGTGTCTGGTCACAATGCTGATTCACTTGATTCAAAACCAAGTTGACCAGTGTTTAACTAATTCCTGGGCAGCTTTAATTTCAGATTCTCTCCAGCAAATTCAAACATTAAATCTCAAAGAGAATAAAACGTCTTACTACATCGAGCAAGATGAATGGAAGCCTTTTCTAGAAGAGGCAATTGAGGCAGCACTTCGTCCGGCAAATATAGAAGCTATGGATTATTTTTATCATCCTTGCCAACTTGCAGCGTCGGTGGATAGAACAGATTTAATAATGACGGCTCAGAGATTGCTCGATTTAACGTATGAACCTTCGGCAAAAACTTTACCAGCAATCATTGATGAGAATTTAGTTCAGCTACCAGGTGGGGAAGAGTGGAAAGAGGGTAGGCGATAAAATAACACTCTTTGAAGGGAAGCGATCGCTGTTTCGGGTTGGTGGATACAATAACAGCGATCGCTCACAAGCATTACCTGTCTAGAGGAGGCAGTCTCTAAGGAGCGATCGCCCGATTGCAGTACCAAGGCTTGATTTACGGCTCCGAGCAGGGTTATCTTGTTCATCATGCTTCTGGTTCGACCACAAGGATTACTGGGGCGATCGCTCCTCAGAAAAGTCTAGTCCTGAAAAGTATTCGATAATACTCAGGTAAAAAGAGCTTTCTATTAGGACTGCACTCAGAGGAATAAAGATGAGAGGTTTCACTTTGCCTGTGAAGTTGTTAATTGTGGCGATCGCCCTCTCAAGCTTCATTCTAATCAGTTGTGTCCCAGCACCCCTGAAACCCTTACGGATTGGTACCAATGTTTGGCCTGGGTATGAACCTCTATTTCTAGCTCGCGAACTGGGATACTACGGTAAAACCCCGATTCAATTAGTGGAGTATCCCAACTTCGACCCAAACAGAGCTTACCGGAACGGTGAAGTAGAAATGAGCGCCACACCGATGACTGGGTTTTTGCCATTAGCGCCGACTCATCCAGATGTCCGTGCTTGGCTAATTATGGATATCTCTAATGGTGCAGACGCCATTGTAGCTAAAGGAGCGATCGCGAATCTGCAAAGTCTAAAAGGGCGCAGGGTTGGCTTTGACAGGTCAATGCTGGCACCATTTGTCCTGAGTCGTGGCTTAGAACAAGTCGGTCTGTCACTCAAAGATGTCAAGATTGTCCCTGTGGAGCTATCGGAGCAGGAGGAGGGGTTCAAGCAAGGCCACGTTGATGCCATTGTCACCTTTGAGCCATACCGCTCCAATATACTCAACGCCGGAGCCAAGTTACTCTTTGACAGCAGCCAGATTCCTGGTGAAGTAGTCGATGTGCTAATTGGCAGTGAGTCGTTGTTGACGACGCATGCTACTCAATTGCAGGTGTTAATCCAGGGTTGGTTCCGCGCTCTCGATTATATTGAGAAAAATCCCGAAGATGCCGCTCGTCGAATGGCACGGCGACAAGGAATCACACCCGAACAATTCTTATCATCCCTCAAGGGGCTTCAGCTCGTCACCCTTGAGGAAAACCAGAAACTCTTGGGAAAAACCAATTCTGTGTTGCTCAAGGGAACCCAACGGTTATCCCAATTCTTGGTTGAAAATAACATACTGAAACAAGACGTAGACCTTAACCCTCTGCTCGATGACAGACTGGTTAGAGATGTCAAGCCCTAAAGCGTAGACCGATTGCAACACTCAACATACCTTTATGAAAAAACCACAGATGCCTACAGTTAATATCAGATTCATCTGTGTTTATCTGGGTTAATCTGTGGTTCATGCCTCCAGGCAAAACTATTTTTGCAAAAAGTCTACCTATGCATCGCTTCCCCTTTCCTCTGCGGTTTTCGATTCCAGGGATTCTGTTAGTGTTCGGCAGTGTGTTAGGTTTGGTTTCGTTTCAACGGGAAGTCTCTCAGTCCTTCTCCCGTACCGAAACGATTATCAGACAGCAGGCTGAATTTTCTGCAAGTCAAACAGCAACGTTACTAGAGTACTTGTACAGAACGGCTCAAGGTAAGGGTGCCCATTTAGCGATCGCTCAGATTGCTCCAGCTCCTAATCTGCGGTTAGCTTTGCTTTGTGATGAACAAGAGCGAGTACTCTTGTCAACTCGTTTTGACTTGCAAAATCGCTTAATCAGCAACACTCTAGCAGCCTCCAGCTTATCAGCGATCAAAGAAGTCCAGCAAACTCAGTCAAAGCAGGTAATTTTCTCGGACGATAGACAAACCCTCAGGGCAATTTATCCAGTGCTTTTGGGAGCTTCGCCTGGAGAAATCCTACCGTCGAGGGTAGCTGTGTTGTTGTTGGAGTATGACCTTTCGTCGCTAAAAGCTCAGGCATACAACGATGCTTTAGAGCGATCGCTAACCTACAGTGTTGCTCTTGCCGTGCTTTGTAGCATTCTCTGGTTCTTCTTTTACAAAACCTTGAACTTGCGAGTAGGCAAACTGGTTGCAGCTAGTAACAGCTTAGCGCAAGGAAATTTAGAAGTCCGTGCTAATTTAAAAGGCTCTGATGAACTGAGTCAGATTTCAATCGCTTTCGATCGAATGGCTGAAGAAGTTCAGAAGAATACAGAAACACTGCGCCAAAATGAAGAACTAAAACAAGC
It contains:
- a CDS encoding DUF4040 domain-containing protein, yielding MNDSYIYVITALMPLSSLMLLLQTNPYHALVIQGISGAVATLVFAVLGAADVALTQALMGTLLAITLYAIAVRSSLVMRLGVLEDGAIVQSAVPKAIETDDESHLGQLMDELRTIFGKHYMRLEVIPYTNTQALHRALMEKEVHTTCARREYDNQDLVASEDEQEPYHTTTRVRRLYDIMRTELSSPATNLTYVNASDLGEEQK
- a CDS encoding ABC transporter substrate-binding protein: MRGFTLPVKLLIVAIALSSFILISCVPAPLKPLRIGTNVWPGYEPLFLARELGYYGKTPIQLVEYPNFDPNRAYRNGEVEMSATPMTGFLPLAPTHPDVRAWLIMDISNGADAIVAKGAIANLQSLKGRRVGFDRSMLAPFVLSRGLEQVGLSLKDVKIVPVELSEQEEGFKQGHVDAIVTFEPYRSNILNAGAKLLFDSSQIPGEVVDVLIGSESLLTTHATQLQVLIQGWFRALDYIEKNPEDAARRMARRQGITPEQFLSSLKGLQLVTLEENQKLLGKTNSVLLKGTQRLSQFLVENNILKQDVDLNPLLDDRLVRDVKP
- a CDS encoding cation:proton antiporter, producing the protein MNTITLAWIALPFFLGFTIYLFPKLDKTLALFTAFASAAYALQLFVEQSPLKLELLDHFSVTLIVDQLSGYFILTNALVTAAVILYCWHSDKTTFFYAQAIILHGSLNAAFACADFISLYVALEVSGIAAFLLITYTRTDRSIWVGLRYLFISNTAMLFYLVGAVLAYQTNHSFSFASLRGAPPEALALVFLGLLIKGGIFVSGLWLPLTHSESETPVSALLSGVVVKAGVYPLVRCALMVDELDPLIRIFGVGTALLGVFYAVFEKDAKRMLAFHTVSQLGFILAAPVVGGFYALTHGLVKSALFLIAGALPSRNFKELQHKPINTKVWIALVIASFSISGFPLLSGFGAKVLTTKNLLPWQAIAMNVAALGTAISFAKFIFLPHKPDGEDVVKPGFWLAVSLLLGGLFAANVVYYEAYTLENIVKPLATIGIGWLAYLLIFKRSVLKLPRVMEQFEHLIGGMSLMLILLFWMVLP
- a CDS encoding Na(+)/H(+) antiporter subunit B is translated as MKWVYIAAGIALFVKFLVMPNPAPDLSFSIVQTLVQESGVPNAVTAVILRNRLYDTIFEVVVFTIAVMGAHYLLANERPFCAIYQFTDQPSIIMARLGATIAALVGIELAIRGHLSPGGGFAAGVAGGTAIGLVAITSSTEWMQGIYRRWHAATWEKVSVLIFIVLSVITLAGFELPHGELGALFSGGVIPLLNILVAVKVALGSWAAVLVFIHYRGLL
- a CDS encoding ATP-binding protein, with protein sequence MNLVDLSAPFQLVGRQGQFQRITQVLARDGDLLITGVPGSGRRTLVRRAAQEVGIKIVEVDCIRVTDGQRFVQLLCESIDQTFQSATAQAFMREWIERKAAELFVLQDEGNGRERLKPVRVEDQQQQWSAFEVLLDLLQGLAESSGGRVVLILESFPHIRSWDRNGVWETFLRKEIERQTQVSYVLVATIAEISLHADEPGNHLEIVKLAPLANDVVAAWVQEVLHGEGLTFDPRSQALELFVNAVQGHLGDASALVRRLKSVRVSDGLIRDWHVQQAIQELLADLSMVFESLLMLLPANQTHLLESLALDPTDKPQSRDYIHKHCLSRGGSLQGAIAGLQHKGLIYGSEQGYRLALPLFALWLRQRLS
- a CDS encoding NADH-quinone oxidoreductase subunit K, translating into MLEAFVFATIFCGFLGIILKKNLVMKIISMDVMSTGVIAYYVLIASRDGLFTPIISDAANGAYADPVPQAVILTGIVIGFSIQCLMLVGVMKLARDNPTLETNEIEKSNTP
- a CDS encoding monovalent cation/H(+) antiporter subunit G — protein: MITALSYACIGIGIFFWFWGTFPLIGDRSVLFKLHTLSVADTLGSMLIIVGLLLPKVPSEWPLLILGIITLAIWNTVLGYVLAYSSSTGGNDE
- a CDS encoding Na+/H+ antiporter subunit E; translation: MIGYLNLILRLAIWFLLTANLSPANIIIGISIALLLPGRPKAPGRLKDWLRALWETLVAIPQAYKEAFEMILRPHNYEDVTMEQVKPGRTPGLIFLDIFLITFTPKTIVLKYHENGWYEVHWVRRRRKA
- a CDS encoding cytochrome b/b6 domain-containing protein, with amino-acid sequence MSGQFQFMPAKPSEPYQPFLLRILHGFTGLFVIAAILTAFWTYDVYDGRWGRIPLPELKEIEGIHGTFGLYALLVFPLFALYAFHRGHKRLIQQDFVAKLGQLGKPVWWYTLHRVINTLAILALTFAVFSGKMMDENWLPRGELNHGWYYAHLISWVVMVVCIALHLLMSAKVGGIPLLLSILSYQFRPKDSPTLWRENILQWWSGLQPTFAKEWLKLSFPLKVLEILVLMSLTAAWIVPLFK